The Crassostrea angulata isolate pt1a10 chromosome 1, ASM2561291v2, whole genome shotgun sequence nucleotide sequence tattgttttataataacGTTCACCCTGTAAgcctttattatttatttcggTCACTACCAAacgaaaaataaatatgataatattTTGAGTCTCACTCATCTAAAGTCTGTATATTTGGCGcgtattttcttaaattattcgatatttataaatacctcttgattcagacgatgttcattcaagagtatgaaaaaatcccaggTTTCCTTTTTGAAACACCCCTTCTAgtttgtcaggtttcaatacacagctaaaaatagaaagtctacgagGAGTTTGCATTGCATCAACGATAAATAAGTCCGGATgaaaacgttgaaaaattgtgcgaggtattccgaatggagaaaagatgtcaacattccacATTATGAATCTGTTTTTTTACGaggaaaaaatgataatgtgtgaatgaagttatattggaaattttccctttcatcgatttcaatttcgcttcttttatatttttgtatttttatcagaaatcatccaaatgtgcagcataaatatcttgggacagactgtAATATACTTACTAGTTATAGTCTTTGTCTAGAAAATGcctaatatattttttgacaGGAAAAAAAATGGGTTTGTGGACATGCAGGTTAAGAGAAATGTTTTACCAGGGGCTTCGGGATTcctttaaacaaccattttcccTATCAACCGACCTAATTGTTTGAGACTGGAAATAGGAGGCACACCTTTTATTCATTTATGCTTATATAACAAGCTGTCATTTTgctaattttgaattttctgggtggatgtaaaataaaacaacaagaCAAACCCTGAATTAACAGACAGAGGGATTTGACATACCCATAAGTTGGATAATACGTTATTATCTATATTTACAGATACGAGACTCTGTGGCTACCACTCGCCGCCGAACACCGGGGCTTGACCCTCACAGCTCCTCTGGACATCGCGTGGGTGTGGCACTGCCACCTGCTATCCCCCGTGTGTTACGTCAGGGACTGTGTGGGGGTCTGTAACTCAGAAATAGACCACAGTCTCACGCCCAACCTCAACCGCACTGACACGGAGAAACTGTGGAAACGGAGGTACCCGGATGTTGACTTCGCTATCAACCTCATGGAGAGCAGCATTAAGCCGCCATCGTATGATTCTCGTTTTGAATACGATTTGGAGGCGGCAGCAGGAAGGCAGAGACTTTTCTATTACCAAGTTTCCTTGCCTCATTATAACGACGAAAAGTTTATAGAAAACGCCATTAAGCGATACAAACAGTTTCTAACTGTGAAGCGACTTAATCCCGACTCTTTTGTAGTTCCCTGTTATGACGTCGACCTAATCTGGCATTCGCATCAAGTCCACCCGGCAGCTTACAAGAAAGACACAGAATCACTCCTCGGAAAACTCTTCAATCACGACGATTCGGTAAACGACAGGACCGAGGGCTCCAAGCTGGTGGAGTCCGACAAGGAGACAAGGATGTTATGGCGGGAAACATTTGGAACAAACTTCTCAGAATTTGGCGCCATGTACAGAGGGAAGCCGGCCAATGGTCGTCTGTTTCCCGTTTCCAGTGACGTGATTGACAAACACAGTGCAAAAATTGTACAGCTACAACTGGAAAAAGCAGAAATCCTGGATTACACCTCAGCGCTGAAAGTTCACCAACTCAAAATCAATGCAGTGTTCAGAAATGGGATGGACATAGAGCTCCTTAAGCTGAAAAAGCCGGTAGGGGGCGCCTGGGGGACACAGTCTCATCACATCCCCATGTACGACATCGACACGGAGATGATTGAATTCATCAGTGTAGAACTCTTCAAATACGGAAAACTTGGTAAGCTGGGGGGTAAAACTTTACTGGGAGCGGGAAGGATATCGTGCCGAGATCTGTTGGAGGGTAGTACAGGTGGTAAAGGTAGTTCCTTCACGGTCACCTCTACCGTGCATTTATCCAATGGCGAGTCCATGGCGCTACAACACGCGATCACCGTCTCTGATACCAAAGGCTGCAACTTAAAGCTGGAACCCGGCCACTTTGAGTTGGCGGTCATTCCCGAGGACAACGAGGCCTTGTGGGGACCCGTCCCCCTACCACGTCTTCCAGAGGGAGTGGAGCACAGTTGTTCAGTGGCCACCCACAGGTAACAAAATATCTCACTGTAATGTTGAAATGAATTActttatacagggaaatattcgctccgttttattttcgtccctttcgccctcgttttcagcgggcgaatttaaagCCAGGCgaatttcaatgttttaaatcatCTTTCTTCAAACAAAAACTCTGTCTGGGCTAATTCAAGACGGGGGAGACTGATTGCCAGTgtaaaagggcgaaaattacacagggcgaaaataaccatCTGTAcagtatttgttttttgttgttatcATATTGACTACTGTTTCATTGCCGCGTTACGCCCCACACCCATTCGATATATTTCCATGATTAATGTTCGTCCTTGCTGTCAATCATGatggacaaatattttgaatgattatctttttttttttttatcagaattaGGAATGCGGTTGGTGAAGTGATGTTTACTGCCCGCGTGATACACAGCTTGCCGCTGATGACGTCAGTCGTTCACGTGTTTTATCACGATTTGTTGAGTGTCGTCTGCCACCTGTTAGGTCCGGATACCCTGCCTACACCGGCACAGGTTTGTGATAAACGTTTCATTGAGTCTTATAGTAAGTCCCTGCATAGGTTCCCAAATCACGCTTTTTTCTTCATGAAAACCATGAAAGTTAAGTAGGTTTCTCTTCGCTGCACAGGTCAATTCTTCCGTCGAAAATCCTCCAATTACCCTGTCCCAGCAAGATGGTGAGCGGGCGATGATCATCAAGAACAACGATGGTGACTGGGCCGTGTTGATAGGGCGCTGGACCGGCGTCAGAAAGGGCAAACCCGGGGTCAGAGGTAACAACAGTTATTGACAGTGATTCAGATTAGCCTCCCACTCTATATACAGTGATATCTTGTAAATCATCattattgttgattttgttattgttaGCAACAAAACACACTGCTGGACGTGCCCCTATTCGTGGAAGCCCCGGTCATTTGGAGGTGACGATGTACAGATTACCGACCGGTGAGCGGTCAACTCTTCGCCTGGACAGCGAGCCGTTCCGTTACTATGATTTTACCGTCAAGTTCCACGGATTTGTCGCCGACTTTTCCAAATGCACGATCAACATCTCCCCGAATGAAGGCGCAGAAAATCTGGCCCTGGCGTTCTGTGTTAGCGTGTTACAAGTACTCTGTCAACCAAGACCACCCAACTTTGAACCACTCAAGGAAACCACCTCAGACACGCCCTCTTACGTCAGCCAAAGGAAGGAATTCCCCACGGACAAGCTTGCCATGGTGATGGCGTTTGGATTCATGGTATCCACTCCTGCCAATTATATGTTACGAAAACAATTCAAGAAGAAGAAAGAAGAGAAGGAAAGGTTCTCTCATATTGCTCCCGCCTGCGGGGGCGGGTTGGACAGTGAACCCATGCATCTGCACCCCATTGACGAAGCTCACGTGTACGACGatgacgacgacaacgacgactaTGAGATGGAAGGCTGGGAGGCGGCCTTCTTCTGTGTCAAAGACGAGGATCTAGAGGACCTACACAATGAGGAGGGCGACGAAAACACCGACGGCGGGGACGGAGATCAAGATGGCTGTGGGGGGTGCGGCGGATGCGGAGGGGGTGAGGGTGCATGGGATGGGGGAGGAGGAGGGTGGGAGGGGGACACAGGGGGAAATGGAGGGGACGGTGGGGGTTATTCTGGAGGGGATACCGGGGGAGGGGATGATGGGGGTGGGGGATGGGGAGGGGATAGCGGGGGTGGGGATGGTGGGGGATTTGGAGGTGACAGCGGGGGCGGCGATGGAGGGGGTGACGGTGGGGGTTGTGGGGGAGGATGCGGTGGTTGTGGGGGGTGAGGCATGGTCTGAATAATTGGGAATTTTTCACTTGATTGTTCACTTGAAGGGGTGCTAATTGGTTAACGCAATGGAGTTAACACGATCAAAATAGCATTAACAGTAGtccttttaataataattttgttatatttgatgTCTACCTCCCTTcggatatacattttttttattgatttacacaacttatgttttataatatatGTAGATCACCACCGCGGAGTTTGGGACCAGACTTACTAGTATTACTTTTTGGCAACAAATACCTATTTATAGAGATGCCCatggttttttaatttttaatatgtgaTTGAGGAAAAAAAAGGCATGACTCTTTCTCGAtgaatttatttgcaaacaattTAAGAATGTTGCTCTTCAAATATTTACAAGCAtgattatgaaaatatatatacaacttACTTACAACAATGCATAACGATTCAAATAGGCATACAAAGTTTAATTGTTTAGAAagtttaatacaatataataaatacatagTGCGATGTGTTGAAATCTGTAAAACTAAATCCTTTTTAGAGTACCTTTGGCTCTGAATACAACAGAAGCGATCTGATTCGAAAGCTTATGATTAAAGTGACATCGAATAGAGGAGGAAAAAATTGTTCGCGAACTCAATCCACTGCACACAATAACTAGTGCAATTCATATTCATAGACGTTGTAAAATTTGAGtggaaaacatttgaaattcaaatttagaaatatttgctTTCAAATGTAATTGATGTATTTTAGATCTgcttatgttgtttttttttttatcaaattatctatttaaccaaaaaacaaaacacgttTTAGAttccataatttatttttcactttttaacgGAGACTGAATTTCTGTGATCTGTATGCGattttttgaagaaataattaaatgtataatGGTAAActgcttttaaaatgttatcgtaatttgatatttcaatttcatgattaatttaattttaagtcagacatttttatatttattattagcACACTAAATACATTATTACAATCATCATATTTTGggagtttgatttttaaatacttaaaaaCCCCCAAAAAGTTTCTCATAAAATctgggggaaaatggatttattGTTATTCAGAAAACAAGTATCGATCGTGTTACAGTATTTTAGTGGGTATAACACTAGTTTCTACATATTGTTACTCTGATCCTGATATTCTCCACACCGACTCATTATGTTACACATGTATTCATGTTTATCATATACCTGGTACTGGTCATTAGTATACACGTGCAATatgtttttcaatatattagctttcattgccatgttttttttatattaaacctAATCTTCAAAGCTTATCgacagtttttgttttgttttgttttttaaatgtagaaaCATTACCTCTCTTTTCGAAGATTCTTTATGaaaacaaactacatgtaatgtTCCATTAAAACTCGACTTTTTATTTAAGATATGGTATACACCATCACCATCTCTAGAtcttatttgaaagaaaaatggTTTGCTACTaaagaagtaaaatttattcgCTAAAAGATATGAATTCCTAAGGAATGGAATCTGAAAGGAAACTTACGAAATTCCagtgaaaaatttgtttcattacaAGGTTGCAGAAGATGGAAGTTTCTCTtgctttaattttgaaatagagAATATTGCTTCATCTCGAGCGACAGCCCCTTCTGCTAAATATCAAACGACGACGATTTGGTAAAGTCCGACATCTCTGACAGTTCCCCGAACACACATAAAAAGGAATGGACACAAATGACTTTCGTAGATacggaaaaaaaaaatctataaatcttttttagaaaaacaaattttattccttttttgaATTTTAGTTAAACTCTTTGATTTtacatatatgatataaacaacatcacattgttgttttgatctcggcCTTAAGATTAGCCCTTCGGGCTTGGGCAGAAACCAACCACTCGGCTGATTCCAGGGCAGAGATCAACACAACAGTGTGATGGTCATTATGTATCAGCCCCAAACTGCAGAAGAAGGAAAAACGTCAAACTTCAGTAAGAAAATGATCGGAGTTGGCACTTCTCTCCTTCACTGTATCGGAACTATCCATCTTTGTTTTACATCAGATAGGAACTCGGGAGCTATTTTTGCTTCAATACACCATTTTAGACAGGTATTCATAATTTGACTTGCaagttatttatcatttatatatttgtaactAAATCTATCTTTCAGGTGAATGATTCTATTTTTTggataataattattataaaattattaacattgGATTATTTCCTAAAGTTATGATATCTTTGTCAAAAATCAGTATGGATGAAATATGCCCGCCTTTTATTTGTCGACGTATTTGCCATTTGTGATTTAGATTTCGTAAAGATTGGTACAAAAGTTATGTTATGTCTCGCTCAAGAATATAGAAAACTACAGACAATTTTCAATGTACAAGAAGTcggtttatttttaatattatgattaGTCAGAAAAATCATCAGAATCTGTTTGGCATTCGTATGCATCTTAGCACTAACAACGTAATTACACTGATGGCGAGAGTACTCAAGATACCAAATGACGCCACAGATGTAGGCGCAACATCCGACAGTGCTGGCGCCAGATTTACACTGACAGTACCAACCACACACACTGTTGGTAGTGTACTTTACCCACAGGTTGTAAATGGTACTGTTTCAATGTCTAGATTGAATTCTTGTATAAATTAATCAAGATTCAATTTCAGACACGTCTATGTTGTACTGGCTGTTTTCAGTGTGCTCTATGACGTAGAAATTTGCTTGTCGGACTTGATAGACACCAAATGTTAACTCTCTCACTTCATCCTCTCTAAGGACAGGGAAGTCAACAACAACATCATTGACATCAATTCTTTTCCATGATTTGGAATTAGCTCTAAATGCGTGTCTTTTGTACTCGATTGTTTCAGAGCAATTGAGTTTTCTCGAGattctattaacattttataaCCAAGACTAAAATGACAATTGTCGCTGGTTTCAAGTGGCGGTCTGTATTTATTAATCATACACTGCACACACTGCACACAAAATTCCTTACGTACGGAATTTGACTTAGGAGCCACATTGTTAAGATATAGCCATTTCTTCATCCCTCCGTTAGCTGCCTCAACAACCCACCGAATTTTGGTCACCAACGTGACGTATTGGATTCTTTCGTTTTATGTTGTTTTCTAGTTTTAGGTAGAAATGACGGCATTTCTATTTGGAAGCCACATTCTTGAAGAAATCGCATCGAGTCCATAAAACCTCTGTCAACAATCAAAACAACTGCTCTTAAAAAACCCATGAAATTGCCGGCGTTTGTTTTCACAATGTGAGATAGAATGGAGGCGTCATTATAGCGACCGTTGGCAAGGAATGGACCTACCGCATCTACGATGTATCCTCTAGATCTGTTGCTGTAATAACGAAACGCTTAACTAAGGCTAGGTTTTTATGTACTGAGTATGTAAGACGTTTGAATTTGTAAGACGAACTTTTctgtatgtaaatatatgtcCCATCTAAAACCAGTATAACGGTGTCGGAAATTGGATCAGTAAAGAGTTGTTTAGAAATGTCTGGGTGTGATGGTCAACGATGCTTTTCCCAGAAGTGTGATTGAAGCCAAGATTCATAGGAACAAAATCTTTCATCATTGCAATACGTGCGGTTCTTACAATTTCAGACACCTGACGTCTGCTACGCACGCCACAGAGATTAGCAAGAATTCTATTTGACAGACCTGATTTCAGTTTGAACAGAAGTATGCCGATCGCATTTTTACTGATCTACATTTTGTGTTTCGCAGCGAAGTTATATTTGATGTCAAATCAAAAAAACTTTCCCTTTGAAATTCCTATCAAAATGTTATAGTCTTCATCATGTAAATGTTCAAAATCAAGATTGAGATTTGACAAATTGTGTGCATAATGCTCTTGTCTTGATTTTTGAAAGTAAGTCGGATACCACATTTGATGTGAGGAGAGACGTCATATTCCTGAAAGAGGACATATCAATTTCTTGTTTGGGGTTCAGTGTTTTTTCCTAATAAATGTTTTGGACTACATTTACATCCTACAGGCACAAGCAAACGAAACAAAACAATTGAATCAATTCTGGCCCCTAAGGTTTGTCTTAGAGCTACAAAATACACTCTTATTATGTGATTTTCCCGCAGAAAAAAGGAATTGACACTGAAATAGTAGTAGTTTTTGGTCTGTTCTGTACCTCTTTAATTTAGcggttctgtgtgacatgttttctctttaattttatttattgtaaatatcaatattagataaaattaatattcaagtTGTTAAAGGAACTACTTTAATCTATGAGAAAGCATTgtcaaatgattaaataaagTACAGAAAAAAGTTTCGGCCAGACTAGGATTCGAACCGTCGACGATATAATCTCAGAGTAATTTCACACCGCTCTATCCACTACACTACATCAGGACATGATAATATAATGTCAGTATATATAGTTACTATTGCTGTAAATGGACTTAgaaattttgtatataaaaagttaatttttcaCTTAAAGTgggtctttttttttacttttgaaaatgaaagatttttgaTTAACCATTTCAATACAGTAATGAAAAAAACGGAGAGTTGACCCATTCATTTcctaaaaaatagtttttttcatttcttttatatatattttatctgttTTGTTGGTACATGGACATTTCAAGTCAAAGTGtagggaaaatgtttaatattcaaaagaaattgatggttaatatgataaatatgaaggctttttagataaaaattggaattttttaaaatatctgaagacattttttattcgccttattcacccatcttctttataatAAACCCGTAGTTCAAAATTAGGTCGTGTATAGAGAGcgacacaaatacatgtacaaacaactGACTTTTCCCTGTAAGTTCGCGCCCATGAATATTCATCGAAGTCGGGAACAGTTTGATACACCTATTATATCAATTTGTTACGCTAAAGGTGGTCAGTTTAATAAGCATTATTTCCTTTAATTCAGACGTTCCCTCCACTGGAAAATTTTGGTTTTGGATTTGCAATACATTTTAGAACTGGCCTTTTAAAATCAACACGTTCttacataaaatcatttaacgAGGGcggtttttttccttttgatgTCTGGATTCCAGAATATAGATATATACAGAGTTTTATAATTAGATACcgtatatttttgttgttttttcgtCTCTCGTACGTGCCTAGAAATAACAAGTGAATACACTTATGTAATACCTCCTTATCATAGCAATACAAATGATGCTGGGAGACACACTTTCAGTGACTTTGATATGTATGGAATCCGGTTAGAATCATACAGTTATATCTAGCTCTTCAGTGTTAGTGTTTAACAAGTACTCTATGGCAACCAAGACCAACCAACTTTGAACTACTCAAGGATACTTCCTCAGACACGACCTCATACAAGAGTCTAGGAAGGAATTCCCCACGGACCAGCTTTTGAGTTATGGTATCCACTCCTTCCAATTATGTGTTTCGGAAACAATTCAAAAAGAAAGAGAAGGAAATGTCCTCTCTTATTGCTCCCGCCTGCGGGTGCGGCTTACACAGTGAAccatttaaattgtaaaaaaaatcccaacatattcctttacaatgtaattaatGCATTCTATATCTgcttaaatttatttaaattatgaaaaaatgataataacaaaccgtcaactcTCTTTAATCACAGAACAAACCATGGTTTAGATTCCATGAGGGAATGACAttgttattcaatttttaacataataattAAATAGACTGAATTACTGTAAACTGGCTgcaatttttgaaagaaataattaaaatggtgTCTTAATAAACATTGTACTTGCTGACAAGGTCATTGTAAAAATCGAGGTTCTTGATATTCTTGTCCTAACAACTTGTTTGTGAGAAGTTTTCCTCGTGTAAGAAATTGTTCGCAGGTAGGGCACGCTTTTGCATAGCGAATAAGCTGAGAGACATAAACCTAATAAGCAGGTGATTGTGGTATATTACTACATAAGTAAGGGAAGTTGacgatgaaaaattaaaataatcacgtTTATCATATAGTTTTGTTATTAGGTTACCATAAACGTTTCTTCTAATTGTaattgtgattttatattttaatttcatgattaatatttgttcaaatcagATCTTATCATTCGTAGCAGATTCAATACATTATTATTAACATCCTACTTTTCGGTTGGGGTacttaaaatgctttatttaaGAAAAGAACTCAATGTCTAtccaagttatacgagtataacctgggttgggacagtttacgctttataatccgcgaagcttaatttaaaatatatacattttaacatTTCTAATCTTTCTATTTATCGGTTTACCCCACATTGCTCATTTTAGAAAACTTGTGAGTTTTATTCAATAGCCATAATACACTTTTACTTTAACTCTCAACACAATATAGGTtgagtaataatttttttttcaaatatgcacATATCgtttcgaggttatagacatttagatcccaattgattcgtgtcgatgGTTCCTGCAAACTTGCAATCTTGTGCGCCCAATAtcttaagttaaaaaaatttgaacttcttaagaattgaaaaaaaaaacggtaCATGTAGATTACCAAATGGAATCAATCCTTGAAATATCCCGTATATATCTTAGCTTTTTTTACATAGCagtttcaaagtttttaaaatgattattttgcATCTAGAAACATGGATCCCAAAGACATCTTTTAAATCCATAGCGGTCACGATGCAAAAAGACAAGTTTTATctgtttctcttttttattgtGACCCTTGTTGAGATCCGATTAATCTTAAATTGTAGCACATTAAATAACATTAGTAAGAATCACATGTAAAGAAAGTATTTAATCATCACATTTTATAAACTGTTATATACAGCTTCAAGAAGTATCACGTAACAAGTGTAAACGTACATCTTGGACTCCACCATTGTTGTTCATCTTTTTAGGAATATCAAGTGAACCCTGTTTCTTTTCATTTTGTCTGTAACGGATAATTTTGATGATCTCTTCAATTGGAGGCGCAAAGACAGCGTACAACGTACCGATGACAAGAACGATAAACAGGAACAACATCCAATAATACAACTGGTCCGCTGTCCACTCTTCGAATGAAAGCATTACTCCTGGAACCAAGACAACTTGAATCAAGACACAGACGACAGCGCATATATATGACATTTTGCGAGCTCTCTGGAAAATCAACTCCATGTCGCCTACAGTGACATTTCTTTCCTCTGGAAGTTCCCCGAGCTCTTCTGTGAACAGGTTCTTCCAAGAGTTGATGGGATTGTCGATCAGGATCATCTTTGTCCATTCTCTTTGCTCATCAACATTACTTTGTATGTTATGTGTTGCTAGGGACACTGTAACAGTAACGATGGTGCTAACCATAATTCCTGCAATACAAGCCGCCAGGAGACTGTAGTCAGAGGAAGTTGTCGTGAAAAAGTCTCCTAGTCCTTCGTCATAGGCCAATTCCGCCACAACTAGCAGACCAACAATAGAAGCCAACAGTCCGAAGATGGCACCTGATAAAAGTATTATTCATAAATTCTGTTTAATGTGTTAAGCATCTTGATATAAATGCAGTTCGggcaatacatttatttttaccaaTAAGCTTCAACATTTACTCACCCGATATCAACCCTTTGGATGTACATTTTGCCCACGTGAACGCCAAAACGAGAGGAGTAATGAAAGGAGTTAACAACGTTtcgaaaacaaagaaaacccaTGTCAAGTTGAGATTTAGGTAACATAGAATGATACCGTATGGAAGTAGAGCTAGGGCGATCCACATAATGCTCCGACTTTTGTACTGTTTCAACATGTCCTCGTAATGTCGATATTTGCCATGAGTAGGACACGTGTACTGAATCTGATGGCTTAATAGCCCTGTTAAGGACAACTCTATGTCGTCGTTGCATTCATTGCACACCGATGAGTGAATGCATTTGCATGCAATAACCTTCTCTTCTCCTTCTGAATTTTTCTTGTTTCCACATAACGGACAGGTTGAGGGTTCCAGATTTTCTCTGAAATAGAAGATATATTACAGTTAGTTATATCTAAGAAGTCTAGTTTTGCAtcattattgtttaaaacaagtAGTGCGTATGCTATGCTACCACAGTAAATAAAGACAAGTATGTTTATTACTGGAAGTTTTAAGTATTGCAAATGTTATGATACCACCGAGAGTAGAAacgtgtttatttattttgaaatggaaATGTTAACAATACACTGTCAATAACCTGAAAGGACCAATGTAGGTTTTGTAAATATCGTAGACAAGGATGGAAGATATGGCCATGACTTCTCCTGATCCGGTAGCCATCAGCGCCATGAAAACGATCATCAGAAGGAGATAGGACCCGGATGCTCCAAGGACTTTTTCCATCACAATAGTTGTGATGAATCCTGGAAGAGTGTAACGTGTTTTGGATTTATTGAAATGCATTGAAAAACGGAAATTGACAGATAATGCCGGTATATATTGTTTCATGTGAAAAAAGTAATAAACCAACTGGATTTTGAATGTGgatttattttatacatgttttttaaCGTCTGCAACATTCAAAGTATTTTTAACAAAGAATCGCAACCAGTTCATTGACTTACCGTTATTCATATCTAATTCCGATAAAAGATATGAACC carries:
- the LOC128193124 gene encoding uncharacterized protein LOC128193124, which codes for MGDVEAYEFSVDFQTAANRELSFLQEVDQYPPLYEGPILKYAIFRYETLWLPLAAEHRGLTLTAPLDIAWVWHCHLLSPVCYVRDCVGVCNSEIDHSLTPNLNRTDTEKLWKRRYPDVDFAINLMESSIKPPSYDSRFEYDLEAAAGRQRLFYYQVSLPHYNDEKFIENAIKRYKQFLTVKRLNPDSFVVPCYDVDLIWHSHQVHPAAYKKDTESLLGKLFNHDDSVNDRTEGSKLVESDKETRMLWRETFGTNFSEFGAMYRGKPANGRLFPVSSDVIDKHSAKIVQLQLEKAEILDYTSALKVHQLKINAVFRNGMDIELLKLKKPVGGAWGTQSHHIPMYDIDTEMIEFISVELFKYGKLGKLGGKTLLGAGRISCRDLLEGSTGGKGSSFTVTSTVHLSNGESMALQHAITVSDTKGCNLKLEPGHFELAVIPEDNEALWGPVPLPRLPEGVEHSCSVATHRIRNAVGEVMFTARVIHSLPLMTSVVHVFYHDLLSVVCHLLGPDTLPTPAQVNSSVENPPITLSQQDGERAMIIKNNDGDWAVLIGRWTGVRKGKPGVRATKHTAGRAPIRGSPGHLEVTMYRLPTGERSTLRLDSEPFRYYDFTVKFHGFVADFSKCTINISPNEGAENLALAFCVSVLQVLCQPRPPNFEPLKETTSDTPSYVSQRKEFPTDKLAMVMAFGFMVSTPANYMLRKQFKKKKEEKERFSHIAPACGGGLDSEPMHLHPIDEAHVYDDDDDNDDYEMEGWEAAFFCVKDEDLEDLHNEEGDENTDGGDGDQDGCGGCGGCGGGEGAWDGGGGGWEGDTGGNGGDGGGYSGGDTGGGDDGGGGWGGDSGGGDGGGFGGDSGGGDGGGDGGGCGGGCGGCGG
- the LOC128191467 gene encoding uncharacterized protein LOC128191467 translates to MNESCKVKLGYPTDSVRQSSGSISTLDATLFIVVGFGGLSIIVALIHNAIHRYVFKDQHRLDTVFDAGGRVTTSLTAVTVASQVLWPVDLVQTSVIATISGAGTIYYYVIGLAMIIAVFPCLTLSFKTKAPGAKTYPQAILARFGKSAHIVYCCIAMATNIITLTAMIMTGYYVLEGVVPGISKELSVIILISLFGSYCYIGGLGAAFYISYFNTCLMFIALTVYLWHFLFPAEDLSDSVRNLTNINILYETVKCVQGPSTNAASSLLTFRTVSGMVYGIVAFFMVLALNCCDQAMWQSRIAAKPEQGVIGFFIASFLYFSIPNALALPTFLSYLSMSYQNGSYLLSELDMNNGFITTIVMEKVLGASGSYLLLMIVFMALMATGSGEVMAISSILVYDIYKTYIGPFRENLEPSTCPLCGNKKNSEGEEKVIACKCIHSSVCNECNDDIELSLTGLLSHQIQYTCPTHGKYRHYEDMLKQYKSRSIMWIALALLPYGIILCYLNLNLTWVFFVFETLLTPFITPLVLAFTWAKCTSKGLISGAIFGLLASIVGLLVVAELAYDEGLGDFFTTTSSDYSLLAACIAGIMVSTIVTVTVSLATHNIQSNVDEQREWTKMILIDNPINSWKNLFTEELGELPEERNVTVGDMELIFQRARKMSYICAVVCVLIQVVLVPGVMLSFEEWTADQLYYWMLFLFIVLVIGTLYAVFAPPIEEIIKIIRYRQNEKKQGSLDIPKKMNNNGGVQDVRLHLLRDTS